From a single Nostoc sp. MS1 genomic region:
- the ilvN gene encoding acetolactate synthase small subunit encodes MKHTLSVLVEDEAGVLSRIASLFARRGFNIESLAVGSGEEGGVSRITMVVPGDDRVIEQLTKQLYKLVNVLKVQDITETPCVERELMLVKVNATSSNRSEVIGLAQIFRARVVDVAEDSLTLEVVGDPGKMVAIVQVLQKFGIREIARTGKIALTRESGVNTELLKSLEAKVS; translated from the coding sequence ATGAAACATACTCTTTCAGTTCTCGTAGAAGATGAAGCGGGGGTTCTGTCCCGCATTGCTAGTTTATTCGCTCGTCGTGGCTTTAATATAGAAAGCCTGGCTGTTGGTTCGGGGGAGGAGGGCGGTGTTTCCCGCATTACAATGGTTGTACCTGGTGACGATCGCGTGATTGAACAACTCACTAAGCAACTATACAAGCTGGTAAACGTTCTCAAAGTACAGGATATAACAGAAACTCCCTGCGTGGAGCGAGAATTGATGCTCGTCAAAGTGAACGCGACAAGCTCTAACCGTTCAGAAGTCATCGGACTAGCGCAAATTTTCCGAGCGCGAGTAGTTGATGTGGCGGAAGATTCCTTGACTTTGGAAGTTGTCGGCGACCCTGGTAAGATGGTGGCGATCGTCCAGGTACTACAAAAGTTTGGTATTAGGGAAATTGCCCGTACTGGTAAAATTGCCCTTACTCGTGAATCTGGGGTTAATACTGAGTTACTTAAATCATTGGAAGCTAAGGTTTCGTAA
- a CDS encoding phytoene desaturase family protein: MEIFDYVILGAGLGGLATAACLTKQGYNVAVLEKHYLPGGCCHTFEYGEYNFCADVHYISQCGSGQTIAQFLNYIDQDIPFNSLDPDCIDRVITPTADFRIPLGWESLRYRLLSNFPEESNAINRYCNEIQQLHQEIRNLGREVRWFDQKWSDWLKLPRYFNLFKKRNWTLQDLYNYVGLSPKLQAVLAGQSGDYGLPPAEIALLTHTSLVWDYSEGAYYPKYHFKHLVDTIVETITAGGGVIAYATTVQHIQVSGGKVHTVMADGKIYRATKAYISDLDPKLTVELMHDGEAISAKERQRLTGYEYSASAFNIYLGLDERFEPQRYGIGNWNIWYYPTGDLNREYQQQLQGDFSNPWIFLSCPTLKSDQPGMAPPGHHVLEIATVCPYEPFAHLYTNDSAAYKAKKREVYQQIMNSVRDIVPDVDHYVRMKVYGTPTTSEYYLGQPQGNIYGAKLVPRQVGLNRIGYKTELPNLFLVGASAGYPSVPGVIGNGMDVVELLTGETVRRKTTASTRLVAVK; encoded by the coding sequence ATGGAAATCTTTGATTATGTAATTCTGGGAGCAGGCTTAGGTGGATTAGCAACGGCTGCTTGTTTAACTAAGCAGGGATATAATGTAGCAGTTTTGGAGAAACATTATTTACCCGGTGGTTGCTGTCATACTTTTGAGTATGGCGAATACAATTTTTGTGCGGATGTACATTATATTTCTCAGTGTGGTTCTGGTCAGACAATTGCACAATTTCTCAACTATATTGATCAAGATATCCCCTTTAATAGTCTTGATCCAGACTGCATAGATCGCGTAATCACACCAACAGCCGATTTTAGAATCCCTTTAGGCTGGGAAAGTCTCCGATACAGGTTACTAAGTAACTTCCCCGAAGAAAGCAATGCTATTAACCGCTACTGTAATGAAATTCAGCAACTCCATCAAGAAATCCGTAATTTAGGGCGGGAAGTACGCTGGTTTGACCAAAAATGGTCTGACTGGTTAAAGTTACCCAGATATTTTAATCTTTTTAAGAAGCGGAATTGGACTCTGCAAGATTTGTATAACTATGTCGGATTATCGCCCAAACTCCAAGCTGTACTTGCTGGACAAAGTGGCGACTACGGACTACCACCCGCAGAAATTGCCTTACTTACCCACACGTCCCTAGTTTGGGACTATTCTGAAGGTGCTTATTATCCTAAATATCACTTCAAGCACCTAGTTGATACCATTGTCGAAACGATTACCGCAGGTGGTGGCGTAATTGCTTATGCTACTACAGTTCAGCATATTCAAGTCAGTGGTGGCAAAGTACATACTGTAATGGCCGATGGTAAAATTTACCGTGCTACCAAAGCCTATATTAGTGACCTCGATCCTAAATTAACAGTAGAGTTAATGCACGATGGGGAAGCCATCAGCGCCAAAGAAAGACAACGGCTAACTGGTTATGAATACTCAGCTAGTGCTTTTAATATTTACTTAGGTTTAGATGAACGCTTTGAACCCCAACGTTACGGCATTGGTAACTGGAATATTTGGTATTATCCCACCGGAGACTTAAATAGAGAATATCAGCAACAATTGCAAGGTGACTTTAGCAACCCGTGGATTTTCCTTTCCTGTCCAACACTGAAATCAGATCAACCAGGGATGGCTCCACCCGGACATCATGTTTTGGAAATTGCTACTGTCTGTCCTTATGAACCTTTTGCACACCTGTATACAAATGACTCTGCTGCTTATAAAGCCAAAAAGCGAGAGGTGTACCAGCAAATTATGAACAGTGTGCGGGATATAGTCCCAGATGTTGATCATTACGTCAGGATGAAAGTTTACGGCACACCTACAACTAGCGAATATTATCTAGGACAACCGCAGGGTAATATATATGGGGCGAAGTTAGTACCCAGGCAAGTTGGGTTAAATCGCATAGGGTATAAGACAGAATTACCTAACTTGTTTTTGGTGGGTGCAAGTGCTGGGTATCCTAGTGTTCCTGGTGTTATTGGTAATGGGATGGATGTTGTCGAGTTGTTGACGGGGGAGACTGTGCGGAGGAAAACCACTGCATCTACGCGGTTGGTTGCGGTGAAGTGA
- a CDS encoding HEAT repeat domain-containing protein, which yields MINWNNYLESLCNDYDQWWNVYTLTDVVGQERIEQKRSHLLLDFMVQTVQSAKEDRSEVEEKVERLDVLAGLRKYAQEHVLLVGRPGSGKSTALLRLLLEETKKVRSPLNPPLQRGEAKSSKPPFLRGVGGIIPILVELRYHKTSVLDLVRDFLKRHRLLLETATIEQLLFDGQFLLLVDGINELPSEAARRDLYKFRQDYQKTTPMIFTTRDLGVGGDLGITKKLEMQPLTAEQMQQFVRAYLPPQQGEQMLQNLGDRLREFGETPLLLWMLCSLFQATGDIPPNLGLVFRHFTQSYEVKLCQGIPVTDESRRWWFSLLKHLAFSMTKGDKLTELNVAIPKSEAEEVLTQFLRDEQFDKPRDRALNWLQDLLNHHLIQLGANDQIEFRHQLIQEYYTAECLLKQLPNLNDDCLQREYLNYLKWTEPLKLMLELVDDEAQAARVVKLALEVDWQLGAKLAGAVKPELQQPTINLVAELGIPLLFKIQLLGLTKSYQAVSHLNKLLENEDSSVRDSAASALGEIKSEAAIPGLIKLLEDEDSDVRDSAASALGEIKSEAAIPGLIKLLEDEDSDVRYSAAYALREIKSDAAIPRLIQLLEHEDFSVRSSAASALGEIKSEAAIPGLIQLLEHDEPVWASAAIALGKIKSDAAIPGLIQLLKNENWSIRYNAASALEKIKSEAAIPGLIKLLEDEESSVRRSAADALGEIKSDAAIPGLIKLLEDEDSSVRYSAASALGEIKSDAAIPGLIQLLEDEESSVRYSAASALGEIKLDAAIPGLIKLLEDEDSYVRSSAASALVKIKSDAAIPGLIKLLEDEDSYVRDSAASALVKIKSDAAIPGLIKLLEDEESSVRRSAADALGEIKSDAAIPGLIKLLEDEESSVRRSAASALGEIKSDAAIPGLIKLLEDEDSSVRDSAASALGEIKSDAAIPGLIKLLEDEDSSVRDSAASALGEIKSDAAIPGLIKLLEDEDFAVRRSAADALGQIKSEAALDKLTKLLEDEKFVAANNGDTLRYALQALEAIQENCQYYRCLTEPKPQLYLPPSQPIKTSLMHILHLSDLHFGTPDQALRWSNQLAMDLQDDLHIRHLDALILSGDIANKSTPDEYAAAQQFLHNFCKDFKLQLEQSIIVPGNHDLNWELAEDAYQLIDRKKYKGELKEGEYIEESASVIRLREEEKYKQRFENFCNFYQTIKNQPYPLDYDQQFTLDHFPNQNLLILGLNSAWQLDHHYKSRASINMNALTKALTEIRSNQKYKNCLKIAVWHHPLNSAWDDRIKDHGFMEQLAQANFRFAVHGHIHKAENSLYKYDMSASGRKLDIICAGTFGAPTKELNPGYPWQYNLLKFEDKKLTVYTRRREELNGTWKPDARWLMGAGQNPLPYYEFQL from the coding sequence ATGATTAACTGGAATAACTACCTCGAATCGCTATGTAATGATTATGACCAATGGTGGAATGTTTACACGCTGACCGATGTAGTGGGACAAGAGCGAATTGAGCAGAAGCGATCGCACCTACTCTTAGATTTTATGGTGCAGACGGTACAATCTGCCAAGGAAGACAGGAGCGAAGTCGAGGAGAAAGTTGAGCGTTTAGATGTACTGGCAGGGTTGCGGAAGTATGCTCAAGAACACGTCTTGCTAGTAGGGCGGCCTGGTTCGGGAAAATCAACGGCGTTGTTGCGGTTGTTGCTGGAAGAAACGAAAAAGGTAAGATCCCCCCTCAATCCCCCCTTACAAAGGGGGGAAGCCAAATCTTCAAAACCCCCCTTTTTAAGGGGGGTAGGGGGGATCATCCCCATCCTAGTAGAGTTACGCTATCACAAAACCTCAGTCCTAGACTTGGTTCGGGATTTCTTGAAACGCCATCGCCTACTACTGGAGACTGCAACCATAGAACAACTGCTGTTTGACGGGCAATTTTTGCTGCTAGTAGATGGGATTAACGAATTACCCTCAGAAGCAGCGCGACGAGATTTATATAAATTCCGGCAAGACTACCAAAAAACCACGCCCATGATATTCACCACGCGGGATTTAGGCGTGGGGGGTGATTTGGGTATTACTAAGAAGCTGGAAATGCAACCCCTGACAGCAGAACAGATGCAGCAGTTTGTCCGCGCCTATTTGCCACCACAACAGGGTGAGCAGATGTTGCAGAACTTAGGCGACAGGTTGCGGGAGTTTGGGGAAACGCCGTTGCTGTTGTGGATGCTGTGTTCATTGTTTCAAGCTACAGGAGACATCCCGCCGAATTTGGGTTTAGTGTTCCGCCACTTTACCCAAAGCTATGAAGTTAAATTGTGCCAAGGTATTCCAGTTACAGATGAGTCTCGGCGGTGGTGGTTCTCATTATTAAAACATTTGGCATTCTCCATGACCAAAGGGGATAAGCTGACAGAATTGAATGTCGCTATACCCAAGTCAGAAGCCGAGGAAGTTTTAACCCAGTTTTTGCGAGATGAGCAATTTGATAAACCACGCGACAGAGCTTTAAACTGGCTGCAAGACTTACTCAACCATCACTTAATTCAACTTGGGGCAAATGACCAAATTGAATTTCGCCACCAACTAATTCAGGAATATTACACCGCCGAATGTTTGCTCAAGCAGTTACCAAACCTTAATGATGACTGTCTTCAGCGAGAGTATTTGAATTACTTGAAATGGACTGAACCCCTGAAATTAATGCTGGAATTGGTGGATGATGAAGCGCAGGCGGCGCGAGTGGTGAAGTTAGCCTTAGAGGTAGATTGGCAGTTAGGAGCAAAGTTAGCAGGTGCAGTAAAGCCAGAGTTACAACAGCCGACAATTAATTTAGTTGCTGAGTTAGGAATTCCTCTACTATTTAAAATCCAGCTTTTAGGTTTAACAAAATCTTACCAAGCCGTTTCTCATCTCAATAAGTTACTAGAAAATGAAGACTCCTCTGTGCGTGATAGTGCGGCATCTGCCCTGGGAGAAATCAAATCAGAAGCAGCGATTCCTGGGCTAATTAAGTTACTAGAAGATGAAGACTCAGATGTGCGTGATAGTGCGGCATCTGCCCTGGGAGAAATCAAATCAGAAGCAGCGATTCCTGGGCTAATTAAGTTACTAGAAGATGAAGACTCAGATGTGCGTTATAGTGCGGCATATGCCCTGAGAGAAATCAAATCAGATGCGGCGATTCCTAGGCTAATTCAATTACTAGAACATGAAGACTTCTCTGTGCGTTCTAGTGCGGCATCTGCCCTGGGAGAAATCAAATCAGAAGCGGCGATTCCTGGGCTAATTCAATTACTAGAACATGACGAGCCTGTATGGGCTAGTGCGGCAATTGCCCTGGGAAAAATCAAATCAGATGCGGCGATTCCTGGACTAATTCAATTGCTAAAAAATGAAAATTGGAGTATACGTTATAATGCGGCATCTGCTCTGGAAAAGATCAAATCAGAAGCAGCGATCCCTGGGCTAATTAAGTTACTAGAAGATGAAGAATCCTCTGTGCGTAGGAGTGCGGCAGATGCCCTGGGAGAAATCAAATCAGATGCGGCGATTCCTGGGCTAATTAAGTTACTAGAAGATGAAGACTCCTCTGTGCGTTATAGTGCGGCATCTGCCCTGGGAGAAATCAAATCAGATGCGGCGATTCCTGGGCTAATTCAATTACTAGAAGATGAAGAATCCTCTGTGCGTTATAGTGCGGCATCTGCCCTGGGAGAAATCAAATTAGATGCAGCGATTCCTGGGCTAATTAAGTTACTAGAAGATGAAGACTCATATGTGCGTTCTAGTGCGGCATCTGCCCTGGTAAAAATCAAATCAGATGCAGCGATTCCTGGGCTAATTAAGTTATTAGAAGATGAAGACTCATATGTGCGTGATAGTGCGGCATCTGCCCTGGTAAAAATCAAATCAGATGCAGCGATTCCTGGGCTAATTAAGTTACTAGAAGATGAAGAATCCTCTGTGCGTAGGAGTGCGGCAGATGCCCTGGGAGAAATCAAATCAGATGCGGCGATCCCTGGGCTAATTAAGTTACTAGAAGATGAAGAATCCTCTGTGCGTAGGAGTGCGGCATCTGCCCTGGGAGAAATCAAATCAGATGCGGCGATTCCTGGGCTAATTAAGTTACTAGAAGATGAAGACTCCTCTGTGCGTGATAGTGCGGCATCTGCCCTGGGAGAAATCAAATCAGATGCAGCGATTCCTGGGCTAATTAAGTTACTAGAAGATGAAGACTCCTCTGTGCGTGATAGTGCGGCATCTGCCCTGGGAGAAATCAAATCAGATGCAGCGATTCCTGGGCTAATTAAGTTACTAGAAGATGAAGACTTCGCTGTGCGTAGGAGTGCGGCAGATGCCCTGGGACAAATCAAATCAGAAGCAGCTTTAGATAAACTTACAAAGCTGCTGGAAGATGAAAAATTTGTAGCAGCAAATAATGGAGATACGCTGCGTTATGCACTACAAGCATTGGAAGCAATACAAGAAAACTGTCAATACTATAGATGCCTCACTGAACCAAAACCCCAACTATATCTTCCCCCATCCCAGCCAATCAAAACTTCCCTAATGCACATCCTCCACCTCTCAGACTTGCACTTCGGCACACCTGACCAAGCCCTACGCTGGTCTAATCAACTGGCAATGGATTTGCAAGACGATCTCCATATCCGTCACCTTGATGCCCTCATTCTCTCCGGCGACATCGCCAACAAATCCACCCCCGACGAATACGCAGCAGCCCAACAATTCCTACACAACTTCTGCAAAGATTTCAAACTCCAACTTGAGCAAAGTATCATCGTTCCGGGTAATCATGACCTCAACTGGGAACTTGCAGAAGACGCTTACCAATTAATTGACCGTAAAAAGTATAAGGGAGAACTGAAAGAAGGTGAATATATTGAAGAAAGTGCCAGTGTCATTCGCCTGCGAGAGGAAGAAAAATACAAACAACGCTTTGAAAACTTCTGCAACTTCTACCAAACCATCAAAAACCAACCCTATCCCCTAGACTATGACCAACAATTCACCCTAGACCATTTCCCCAACCAAAACCTACTCATACTAGGGTTAAACTCGGCTTGGCAATTGGATCATCATTACAAATCCCGTGCCAGCATTAACATGAATGCACTCACCAAAGCCCTCACAGAAATTCGCAGCAACCAAAAATATAAAAACTGCCTCAAAATAGCAGTATGGCATCATCCTTTAAATAGTGCCTGGGACGATCGCATTAAAGATCATGGTTTTATGGAACAGTTAGCACAAGCAAACTTCCGTTTTGCTGTTCATGGTCATATACACAAAGCTGAAAACAGCCTTTACAAATACGATATGAGTGCAAGTGGACGTAAGCTGGATATCATTTGTGCAGGAACCTTCGGCGCACCCACAAAGGAACTTAACCCTGGTTATCCCTGGCAATACAACCTACTAAAGTTTGAAGACAAAAAACTGACTGTATATACTCGTCGCCGCGAAGAACTCAACGGCACTTGGAAACCCGATGCAAGATGGCTCATGGGTGCAGGACAAAATCCATTACCTTACTACGAATTTCAGCTATAG
- a CDS encoding BON domain-containing protein: MGWLKRLFGMEKPQNAQVNPAPQVAQASTNAPTATQSIPPERLGLNGEYDQSGLAKRVALAFDQDQQLDDVDTLWVAQTGSTVVLKGKVPSQDILNKMISVARSVSGATSVDTNQVTIG; this comes from the coding sequence ATGGGTTGGTTAAAAAGACTTTTTGGCATGGAAAAACCTCAAAATGCTCAAGTAAATCCTGCGCCACAAGTAGCACAAGCTTCTACAAATGCACCTACCGCTACTCAATCAATTCCCCCAGAACGCTTAGGATTGAATGGAGAATATGACCAAAGTGGTTTAGCAAAGCGGGTAGCATTGGCGTTTGACCAAGACCAACAACTTGATGATGTAGATACCCTTTGGGTTGCTCAAACTGGTAGCACCGTAGTTTTAAAAGGCAAAGTTCCCAGCCAAGATATTCTGAATAAAATGATTTCTGTAGCACGTTCTGTCAGTGGTGCTACATCTGTTGATACCAATCAAGTAACTATTGGTTAA
- a CDS encoding tetratricopeptide repeat protein, whose amino-acid sequence MDWITLLRSLQSDFIKRLSSGCLLHCEIEGQYSELTVISGERLKTLRNFCWQMAEKYKRVSPVRDVFISYLKGKLGEEVVKERLADLITEVDYEKRIGGDGKIDFTLTANPAIGIEVKSRHGNIDRVRWSISAEEVEKNAVVVCIFIQEDVNEAQSAYHLLLAGFLPTQMIKLKTGKISFGIEQLLYGGGLWGYLENLQASVINHHFQQAQPIYQYEPQPSLSTKINKNYSIQPAFTNTKNILSYPQQEEVNSDYTKIGDECFAKGEYTASINNYTQALQLNKYDAELYYKRGLAYYQLGDYEQAIADYSQAININLHDAKSYHKRGLALSQLAAYEAAIEDYTQAIRINPHAAVVYRNRAEARSHLGDNQGAIEDYTQAIKINPQYADIYKSRGISRYLLGTQSGFTQTIKINPHDANAYKNRGNARADIGDYVGAIEDYTQAIQINPHAADAYYNRGNARYDLGDEEGAIADYTQAIQINSNYADAYYNRGNVRSEIKDKQAAIADFQKAAEIYRQEGKLEALKDTRERILELEIEESIDILNF is encoded by the coding sequence ATGGACTGGATTACGCTACTGCGATCGCTACAGTCTGATTTTATTAAGAGGTTATCGTCTGGTTGTCTATTGCATTGCGAAATAGAAGGTCAATATAGTGAGTTAACAGTTATCTCTGGCGAAAGGTTAAAAACTCTTCGGAACTTTTGCTGGCAGATGGCTGAGAAATATAAGCGGGTTTCTCCTGTGCGTGATGTTTTTATTAGCTACCTCAAGGGGAAATTGGGTGAGGAAGTTGTCAAAGAACGTTTAGCTGATTTAATTACAGAAGTCGATTACGAGAAACGAATTGGTGGCGATGGCAAGATAGATTTTACTCTAACGGCTAACCCGGCGATTGGTATTGAAGTAAAATCGCGTCACGGCAATATTGATAGGGTAAGATGGTCAATTAGTGCCGAGGAAGTAGAAAAAAATGCAGTGGTAGTTTGCATTTTTATTCAAGAAGATGTTAACGAAGCACAATCGGCATATCATTTATTATTAGCTGGGTTTTTGCCTACGCAAATGATCAAATTGAAGACTGGAAAAATATCATTTGGGATAGAGCAATTACTTTATGGTGGTGGTTTATGGGGATATTTAGAAAACTTGCAAGCGTCTGTAATTAATCATCATTTCCAGCAAGCACAGCCAATTTACCAGTACGAACCGCAACCTTCATTATCAACTAAAATAAATAAAAACTACTCTATTCAACCAGCCTTTACTAATACTAAAAATATTTTATCTTATCCACAGCAAGAAGAAGTAAACTCAGATTATACAAAAATTGGTGATGAGTGTTTTGCTAAAGGAGAATATACTGCATCTATTAATAATTACACTCAAGCTTTACAACTAAATAAATATGATGCAGAACTGTATTATAAACGGGGGTTAGCTTATTACCAGTTGGGGGATTATGAGCAAGCGATCGCCGATTATTCTCAAGCTATAAATATTAATCTCCACGATGCCAAATCTTACCATAAACGGGGTTTAGCTCTATCACAACTCGCAGCTTATGAAGCGGCAATTGAAGATTACACCCAAGCAATTAGAATCAATCCCCATGCTGCTGTGGTTTATCGCAACCGAGCAGAGGCACGCTCTCATTTAGGTGATAATCAAGGAGCGATTGAAGACTACACCCAGGCAATTAAAATTAATCCCCAATATGCAGATATCTACAAAAGTCGGGGAATATCCCGTTATTTATTAGGCACACAATCAGGATTTACCCAGACAATTAAAATTAATCCTCATGATGCCAACGCTTACAAAAATCGCGGTAATGCTCGTGCCGATATTGGCGATTATGTAGGAGCAATTGAAGATTATACCCAGGCAATCCAAATTAATCCCCATGCTGCCGATGCTTATTATAACCGTGGTAACGCACGTTATGATTTAGGGGATGAAGAAGGAGCGATCGCAGATTACACCCAAGCAATTCAAATTAATTCCAATTACGCTGACGCTTATTATAACCGTGGTAATGTGCGCTCAGAAATAAAAGATAAACAAGCTGCGATCGCCGACTTCCAAAAAGCAGCAGAGATATATCGGCAAGAAGGTAAATTAGAAGCTCTTAAAGATACAAGAGAAAGAATTTTAGAATTAGAAATAGAAGAATCTATTGATATTTTAAATTTTTAA
- a CDS encoding alpha/beta fold hydrolase: protein MTVHWQERVGNQRDWIWRGWRTRYTYIRASQNDKVKTPLILLHGFGASIGHWRHNLEVLGESHTVYALDMLGFGGSQKAPANYSIELWVEQVYDFWQAFVRQPVVLIGNSNGSLISLAAAAAHPEMVKGIVMMSLPDPSLEQEMIPPFLRPVVRGIKNIVASPIFLKPVFYFVRRPSVLRRWASLAYANPAAITDELIDILAGPPQDRGSARAFSALFKAAIAVNFSPSVKALLPKLTIPMLLIWGQKDRFVPPVLAKQFAQYNEKLELLNLEDVGHCPHDECPEQVNQAILNWMEKSLGDSQNLVISQK, encoded by the coding sequence ATGACGGTACACTGGCAGGAAAGGGTTGGTAATCAACGGGATTGGATTTGGCGGGGGTGGCGGACTCGTTACACCTATATTCGCGCGAGTCAAAATGACAAAGTGAAAACCCCTCTGATTTTACTACATGGGTTTGGTGCTTCTATTGGGCATTGGCGGCATAATTTAGAGGTTTTAGGCGAATCTCATACTGTCTATGCGTTGGATATGCTTGGCTTTGGGGGTTCACAGAAAGCTCCAGCAAATTACAGTATTGAACTTTGGGTAGAGCAAGTTTACGATTTTTGGCAGGCTTTTGTCCGTCAACCAGTAGTATTGATAGGAAATTCTAATGGTTCTCTAATTTCTTTGGCGGCGGCGGCGGCTCATCCAGAAATGGTGAAGGGAATTGTGATGATGAGTTTACCAGATCCATCACTGGAGCAGGAAATGATTCCGCCCTTTTTGCGACCCGTAGTTAGGGGAATTAAAAATATTGTTGCTTCTCCAATATTTTTAAAGCCTGTGTTCTATTTTGTCCGCCGTCCCAGTGTTTTACGTCGTTGGGCTAGTCTTGCTTATGCTAATCCCGCAGCTATCACTGATGAATTGATAGATATTTTAGCCGGGCCTCCTCAAGATAGGGGATCAGCCCGTGCCTTTAGCGCCTTGTTTAAAGCGGCGATCGCTGTTAACTTTAGTCCTAGTGTCAAAGCTCTATTACCAAAACTAACAATCCCTATGTTGTTAATTTGGGGGCAGAAGGACAGATTTGTTCCACCCGTGTTGGCTAAACAATTCGCCCAATATAACGAAAAGTTAGAATTGCTCAATCTAGAGGATGTAGGGCATTGTCCTCATGATGAATGTCCAGAGCAAGTAAATCAAGCAATTTTAAATTGGATGGAAAAATCCTTGGGAGATTCCCAAAATTTAGTTATCTCCCAGAAATGA
- a CDS encoding HEAT repeat domain-containing protein — protein MTVSQLQEISTQLESPNLRDRMVALANLRNVPAEDAVPLIKKVLGDESLQLRSMAIFALGIKQTDECYAILTEILQNDPDYGIRADAAGALGYLGDNRALEILSRAFYEDTDWLVRFSAAVSLGNLKDLRARQVLLQALDSKEEVIQQAAISALGEIKAIESVDSILRFAQSEDWLVRQRLAEALTNLPTAKSLSALKYLEKDNHPNVAEAARIGVKRLEEMGTEGQ, from the coding sequence ATGACTGTTTCACAATTGCAGGAAATTTCTACTCAGTTAGAAAGTCCAAATTTACGCGATCGCATGGTAGCTCTCGCTAATTTGCGAAATGTGCCGGCTGAAGATGCTGTACCTCTAATTAAAAAGGTATTGGGCGACGAATCTTTGCAGCTGCGATCGATGGCAATATTTGCGCTAGGCATCAAGCAGACAGACGAATGTTATGCGATTTTGACGGAAATACTGCAAAATGACCCAGATTATGGAATTAGGGCTGATGCTGCTGGTGCTTTAGGGTATTTAGGTGATAATAGAGCCTTAGAAATTCTGTCACGAGCATTTTATGAGGACACCGATTGGCTAGTCCGCTTTAGCGCTGCTGTTTCTCTTGGTAATCTCAAAGATTTACGCGCCCGCCAAGTCTTGCTGCAAGCATTAGATAGCAAGGAAGAAGTCATACAACAAGCAGCCATCTCTGCTTTAGGAGAAATTAAAGCGATTGAGTCGGTTGATAGTATTCTACGCTTTGCCCAATCAGAAGATTGGTTAGTTAGACAACGGCTGGCTGAAGCTTTGACTAATCTTCCCACAGCTAAAAGTTTATCAGCGTTGAAATACTTAGAAAAAGACAATCATCCCAATGTTGCGGAAGCTGCAAGAATTGGTGTTAAACGGCTTGAGGAAATGGGTACTGAAGGTCAATAG
- a CDS encoding phycobiliprotein lyase, which translates to MNIEEFFELSAGKWFSHRTSHHLAFKQSEDGKSDLVIETLPADHPEVIKLCELYEVPASAASCGARVSWNGTMEWDEEKHTGSTVLVTVPDTDNPKEGRLLREMGYAEKAPVAGRYKMGDDGALTLTTEYETMWSEERLWFASPNLRMRVSVLKRFGGFSMASFTSEIRMGGSPAAAQAAEAANSASS; encoded by the coding sequence ATGAATATTGAAGAATTTTTTGAATTGAGTGCAGGCAAGTGGTTTTCTCATCGTACCAGCCATCATTTAGCCTTTAAGCAATCTGAAGATGGCAAATCTGATCTGGTAATTGAGACACTACCAGCAGATCACCCAGAGGTAATCAAACTGTGCGAATTGTATGAAGTACCCGCTAGTGCTGCTTCCTGCGGTGCAAGAGTTAGCTGGAACGGCACAATGGAATGGGATGAAGAAAAACATACAGGATCTACGGTATTAGTGACTGTACCAGATACCGATAATCCCAAAGAAGGTAGACTATTGCGGGAAATGGGTTATGCCGAGAAAGCGCCTGTTGCTGGACGTTACAAGATGGGTGATGATGGCGCTTTAACTCTCACTACCGAGTATGAGACTATGTGGTCTGAGGAACGTTTATGGTTTGCTAGCCCCAATTTACGGATGCGAGTCAGTGTCTTAAAGCGGTTTGGCGGTTTTAGCATGGCTTCTTTTACCTCCGAGATTCGCATGGGTGGTAGTCCGGCTGCGGCGCAAGCTGCGGAGGCTGCTAATTCTGCGTCGAGTTAG